The Actinomycetota bacterium DNA segment TCCCCGCGGGCCGGGTCGACCTTGCGGTGGATGCGGGCGCCCAGGCGGATCCACTCGACGCGTCCCCCCCGCCCGCGGATGAACTCGACCCGGGTCCCCTTCAGGTAACCGCCCGACGCCACGGCGCAGTCCGGGGCGACCAGGTGCATCGGGATCGGCTTGGGGGCGGGCAGCTTCCGTCCGGACGGGTCCGGCGGCGGCGTCGGCAGCTGCACGACGAGCCCTCCGCTGCGCACGGAGACGTCGAACGTCATCCCGCTCGACTCGATGCGGTAGGTGCCCGCGTAGGCCTCGAGCTCCTCCTGGGGGACCCGGATCCTGGGCGGAGGCTCCGCCTTCACGCCCAGGTGGTCGGCCAGGGCCCGGTTGACGATGTTGCGGTGGACCTCCCCGCCGCGCGTGGAGTTCGTCAGGACGGTCACCGCGAATCCGTGCTCGGGCACCATCACGAACGCCGAGAGCTGGCCGTTGGTCGTGCCGCCGTGGGCGACCAGACGGGCGCCCCCGAGGTCGCGCAACAGCCACGAGATCCCCACGTGGTCGGCGATGTTGCCGGCGGGCGCGTGGGCCTGCTGCATGTACCGCAGGGTGCGCTGGCGCAGGACCCGCTTGCCGTCGGGAGCCCGGCCGTCCCCCATGTGGAACTCCGCCCAGGTCAGCTGGTCCCCCACGTCCGAGATGAGCCCGCCGGCCGGGCCGGAGGACCTCCCGAGCGCCCACGGGTACGCCACGCGGTGACGCTTCCCGTCGGCTATGTGCCCGACCGCCGTCCGTCTGGGGAGGACCTCCTCCGCGAACCAGAAGGAGCTCGTCATCCCCAGCGGGCGGAGCAGGAGCTCGTTGATGACCTCCTCGTACGGTTTCCCCACCACCTCCTCGAGCACCCGGCCGGCGATGTAGAACCCGGAGTTGTTGTAGGACCACACCTCCCCGAGCGGCGTGAGCTGGCGCACCTTGGCCATCGTCGCGACGACCGACGCCAGCGCGTCCTCACCGCGCCCGGAAGCCGGGAAGTGGTCGCCGATCCAGCCTCCCGTGTGGGTGAGCAGGTGCTTCATCGTGACCCGATGCTCCGTCTGCTTGTGCTTGAGCCGCAGGTCGGGCAGGTAGCGCTTCACGGGTACGCCGAGGTCGAGCTCGCCCTGCTCGACGAGCTTCATCACCGCGGTCGCCGTGTACGTCTTCGTGGTCGAACCGATCTGGAAGAGGGTCTGAGGCGTCACGTCGAGCGGGTGGTCGATGTTGGTGACCCCGAACCCGGCGATGTGCCGCTTCCCCTTGTGCAACACGCCGACCGCGACCCCCGGGACCCCCGTCCGCTCGAGCTCCGCGGCCACGAACGTCTCGAGCCCGCGGTCGATCTGCTTGCGCGTCGGCATCCGTCCTCCTCAGACCCTGGGGTGAGCGCGGGCCCCCATGTGCAGGTACCGCGGCGTCCCCTCCTCGAACCCGTAGAAGACGACCGGGGTCGCGTCCGCGGCTCCCTCCCGGCTGATGAGGAAGGTGGTCTCGTCCACCGGCGTGAGCTTCGCCCTCGAGACGGGCTCGGGCACCATCGCGGCGATGGGGCCGCTCAACGTGATCGTCGCGTCCAGGCCGCCGTCACCGGCCTCGAGGTCGACCCGGACCGACAGGCGCTCGAACGATCCCTCGTAGCGGGACAGGTCGAGCCCCAGCGGGGTCTCGGGGCGCACGGGGTAGGGCGGGACCCTGACCCCCGCCAGCTCGGTCAGGATCTCGGAGTACAGCTTCCGGTACACGGCCGCGGCGTCACCGCCGTTCGTGAGCAGGCATACGGCCAGCTGCTCGTCGGGCAGCACCCGCAGGAAGGCGGCCTGCCCGATGGTGTTCCCGTCGTGGCCGTACAGGCGGCGTCCGTCCCAGTCGAACAGGATCCACCCGACCCCCCAGTGGGAGCCGAGCGTGTACGGGTCCGGGACCTCCACCTGGGGCTCCTGCATCGTCCGGACCGACGCCTCGGACAGCAGCCCCCGGCCCCCGTCGAGGTGCAGCCGCGCGAACTCGAGCGCGTCACGGACGGTCGAGTTCACGAGGCCCATCGGACCGCACCCCCGCGGGAGCATCCATACCGGGGCCACCTGCGGGGGCTGGCTCGGTTTGGGGCGCACGTGCCCGACGGCCGTGAGGTGCAGGAGCGCCTCCTCCGGGAGCGTCCCGGTCTGGGTGAGCCCGAGGGGGACGTACAGCCGCTCGCGCATCACCTGGTCCCACACGCTTCCCGTGACGACCTCGATGACGCGGCCGGCCACGGAGTACCCGGTGTTGCAGTAGGACATGGTCGCCCCGAAGGGGTGGGTCTGCTTCAGGTCCGCGCACGTCTGGACGTAGCGCTCGAGGCAGTCGTCGCCCCGTCCGCAGTCGGGGAAGTGGTCTCCGTCGATGCCGCTCGTGTGGGCCAGGAGGTGGCGCAGGGTGACCTTCTCCGTCACGTCCGGATCGGCGACGCGGAAGTCCGGGAGGTAGGTCTTCACCGGCTCGTCGAGGGAGACGAGCCCCTCGTCGGCGAGCATCATCACCACGGTGGCGGTCCACGACTTCGTCATCGACCCGATCTGGAAGACGGTGTCGGTGGTGGCCTCGACCCCCGTGTTGCGGTTGACCACGCCGGCCGCCGCCTGGGTCAGCTGCCCTCGGTGCAGGACCCCGATCGCGGCTCCCGGGACCTCGTGCTCGGCGATCAGCTCGGACAGCCGCTCGCGCAGGGACGACTCGTCAGGCATGTCCACACTCTCCACGCCGCGGCCGTCGGCGTCATCGTCGGGAGCGCCAGCCCGCACCACGGAGGTTGGTGCCGGGGCCCAAAGACTGCGCCGCGGCCGGGGCGCCGAGCGATCATCCGGGTGGACGAACGCGTCCGGGCAGCCTTGTCACCCGCCACGATGACCGGCCTCCGCTCCCGGACGACACTGGCGTCACATGCAGACGATGCCCGACCCGGCCACCCTCCGCGCGCACGCCGCACGCACGCTCGGCACGGCGGAGGCCACCGCCGGGATCAAGATCAAGACCCTGACGGAGCTCGGGGAGCTCCAGGAGCTCGCGCGCCTCTTCTCCGTCATCTGGGCGGCCGAGGAGATGATCTCGAGTGAGCTGCTCCGGGCGCTGGGGCACGCCGGCAACTACGTCGTGGGAGCGTTCACCAACGGCGACATGGTGGGGGCGGGGTCGGGTTCATGGGGATGCACGACCGCAGGGTGATCCTCCAC contains these protein-coding regions:
- a CDS encoding serine hydrolase domain-containing protein, with the protein product MPDESSLRERLSELIAEHEVPGAAIGVLHRGQLTQAAAGVVNRNTGVEATTDTVFQIGSMTKSWTATVVMMLADEGLVSLDEPVKTYLPDFRVADPDVTEKVTLRHLLAHTSGIDGDHFPDCGRGDDCLERYVQTCADLKQTHPFGATMSYCNTGYSVAGRVIEVVTGSVWDQVMRERLYVPLGLTQTGTLPEEALLHLTAVGHVRPKPSQPPQVAPVWMLPRGCGPMGLVNSTVRDALEFARLHLDGGRGLLSEASVRTMQEPQVEVPDPYTLGSHWGVGWILFDWDGRRLYGHDGNTIGQAAFLRVLPDEQLAVCLLTNGGDAAAVYRKLYSEILTELAGVRVPPYPVRPETPLGLDLSRYEGSFERLSVRVDLEAGDGGLDATITLSGPIAAMVPEPVSRAKLTPVDETTFLISREGAADATPVVFYGFEEGTPRYLHMGARAHPRV
- a CDS encoding serine hydrolase domain-containing protein encodes the protein MPTRKQIDRGLETFVAAELERTGVPGVAVGVLHKGKRHIAGFGVTNIDHPLDVTPQTLFQIGSTTKTYTATAVMKLVEQGELDLGVPVKRYLPDLRLKHKQTEHRVTMKHLLTHTGGWIGDHFPASGRGEDALASVVATMAKVRQLTPLGEVWSYNNSGFYIAGRVLEEVVGKPYEEVINELLLRPLGMTSSFWFAEEVLPRRTAVGHIADGKRHRVAYPWALGRSSGPAGGLISDVGDQLTWAEFHMGDGRAPDGKRVLRQRTLRYMQQAHAPAGNIADHVGISWLLRDLGGARLVAHGGTTNGQLSAFVMVPEHGFAVTVLTNSTRGGEVHRNIVNRALADHLGVKAEPPPRIRVPQEELEAYAGTYRIESSGMTFDVSVRSGGLVVQLPTPPPDPSGRKLPAPKPIPMHLVAPDCAVASGGYLKGTRVEFIRGRGGRVEWIRLGARIHRKVDPARGERKAKAGTARG